The segment CTTCGCGGAAACCCCCAGAAAAGTCAGTTTCTCCTGCTCGGCAATCTGAAACAAGCGCTCTGGGCCGGGTTTGAAGGGAGAACCGTCATAAAGCACGATGGTTGCGCCACTCGCCAGAGCGGTGACCAGCCAATTCCACATCATCCATCCGGTGGTGGTGTAATACATCACCCGGTCCTCGGGGTGGATGTCGGAGTGCAGTTGGTGCTCTTTGAGGTGGTTCAGCAAAATCCCTCCAGCCCGGTGCACGATGCACTTGGGTTTTCCAGTGGTCCCACTGGAGTACAGGATGTACAGGGGATGGTTGAAGTCCAACATGGCTGCCTCTGGCACAGGCAGATCGTGCTGTAAAGCGGCTTCAAAGGGCTTGGCCTTCTCCAACCCCGAGAGGTCAGGGGATTCACTCTGGTAGGCGATCACCAGAACCTCTTTGACCGATGGGAGGCCCTGAAGCAACTCCGGGACTTTGCTCAGGCAGTTCTGAACCTTGCCGTTGTAGGTGTACCCATCTGCAACCACCAAAAGCACAGGCTCAATCTGTCCGAAGCGGTCCAGCACCCCATCCATCCCAAAATCCGGCGAGGTGGAAGAGTAAATCGCGCCGATTCTGGCAGCTGCCAGAGCCGTGACCACCGCCTCCATGCAGTTGGGAATCCATGCTGCCACACGGTCTCCAGCTTTCACACCCAGAGCATGCAAATATGCAGACATCTGCTCCACCTGATCGCGCAACTGGTCGCGGGTCAGGCTTCTGCGCCGTCCGGTTTCGGCATACTCGACCAGAGCCTCCTGAGGGCCAGCGTACCGCAACACATTTTCGGTGAAATTCAGGCGGGCCTTTGGAAAAAACTGAGCCAGCATCATGCCCTGATCTTCTTGCAGGACGGCCTCTCCCCTCACCTCTGACTGAATGCCCACAAAATCCCACAAAAAAGTCCAGAAGGTTTGGGGATGGTCCAGAGCGTACCGGTTCAGGTCTGCATAGGTCTCAAAATGCTGCCCTGTGTGCTGTTCCAGTTGCTGCCAGAAACGGTGAAGCAGCGTGTTTGAAATGCGCTCGGGAGAAGGCTCCCAGAGCGCCTGTCTGGATTGTGTTGTCATGCCCTCAATATAACCTGAGGGTGTTGCATTTTGGGAACGGCAGTGGGGCTGGAGCAGGACAAACGCACAGTCTGAAGTTTGGCAGGTCACTTGAAAAAGCGTTCAGCGTTCAGCCATCAGCTTTCAGCGAAAAGCGCATCCTGAAGCTTTTGCTTTGGAAATCAGCCAGACCCAAAGACGCATAATGAAAGCCCATCAGACTTGAGGCTCAAAAGGCAGCCAGAAAACATTCCTTCTGGCTGACGGCTGATGGCTGCTTTATGTTTGCATCGCCCAGACTGCGACTTTAGGCTGCCCCTGTTCAGGGTCTCTGCTCTGGCAACACAAACACCGGGGTCTTGTCAATGTAGATCAGGTCCACCGGGGTGCGGGTTTCCTTCAAATCGTCTTCTTGCAAACCTGCTGGGACAGGCAACTTCAGGTCTCTGGCTTCCAGAGAAGAAGCCAGTTTGCCCGTTTGAACCACTTTCTTCTCTTTGAGGGTGAACCAGAACCCGTAAGGCTGATCGCTCCAACCATAAAACACCAGAGCCCTCAACTGTCCATCTGGCAGTGGCTGGACCCGGTACTTGATGGTGCAGTTGTCGTTCTGACAGTTCAGTTGATTCAGGATGGATGTTTCTCCAGTTCTGGAGAGCAGAAATTTTTCCAGCGCCTTGAGATTTTCCCGGTCCAGAGCCTGACCTTTGACCGCCTCAAAGGTGATCTGGCGTGTGGCACTCTGGTTGCGGAAGGCATACAGGGATTTTCCGTCCAGAGCAGCTTGAATCCAGACTTTGTGTTCAGCAGGGAGGTCCAGTTGCTTCAGGGCTTTGAGGGCCTTTCTGCCCTCTTCGCTCCCTTCAGAAGACAGGTAAGAGATGGCATCCAGCACCTGATTTTTCCCTGTGCCATTTTGAACCATGGACTTCTGGCTTGCCACCGCGAAATGGATGGGGCGCAGCACTGGAACCTGCACAAGGAGCACCAGAGCCACCAGAGCACCGGCCACCCAGAGGTTGCCTTGTTGCAAGTTTCCCAGAGGTTTCTCGGGACGCAAAACCACCAGATAGACCGCAGAGGTCAGCAACATGAAGAAGGTCAAAATGGCTGCCCAGATGCGGGGTTCGGTCCATCCGTATTCCTGAATCCGCACGTTCAGACCGTACACGGCCAGAGCTGCAAAGCCTCCCACCATCAAGGGCAACCAGCGCACCACCCGACTGAGCCAGTGCTTCTCTGGGAATTGCTGCACACTCACCCAGATGTTGATCAAGAGGAGCAACACCACACTGAACCCCAGATACAACCCCGAGGACAGCAAACCCTCATACAGGGCTTCCCGTTTGGCAAACAGTGCGCTGCCCAGAAACACCACCGAAACCAGAGCCAGCACCGGCAAAATCCAACTGACAATGAAGAGGATGGTTCTGGATGCCCCTTCGGTGAGTTCGGTTCTCTGGCGCAAAGCCCCGACGCCGACTGTGAAAGCCCACAGCATCACGGTTGGGACGCCCGATTGCATCAGCCACATTTGCAAGAATTTGAAACCAATCGCCTGAAAAAGCGCCACAATCAGGTACACCAGCATCAAGACCAGACCGGCAAAAAGCTGTGCAGCCCCGAGGGTGATCAGCAAGCCCACCCCCATGTTGAACAGGGGTTGCCCCTGTTGCCGTCCGATCAGTGCACTGAAGGTCACTGCGTAAGCCAGTCCAAGCAGCACCAGATTCAGTTGAAAGACACTGGAATAACGGTTGGCCCCAATCTGGACCGAAACCGCCATCAAAGCGCCTGTCACCACAGCCACCAGCAAAGCGGTTTTGAAACCCTGCATTTTGCCCTCTCTGGCATGCAACCCGAGCACGGTGCCCGTGGGGATCAGGATCACCAGCACATAACAAAACGTTTGCCACGTCGCAGAAAGGGTGTTTTCGGAGCCTTGCAGCACCCTGAAAAGCACGGCTTGCAGAAAAGCAATGCCCAGCACCTGCCAGACCTTGAGGGGTAAAGTTGGTAATTTTGAATACATTTCCCTTTCAGCTTGAACCCCTCAGATGAAAAATCCACACGGTTTCCATGAGAGGCAGGGGCGTTTGACTCAAGTCAAGGACAATCCCACCCCAACCGTGCTGCAATGGGTTCAAATGTCCCAGAGAGCCCTCAAATCCCATTCCTCTGCCCTTTTGCATCCCACTTCCAGAGCCACCCACCCCATCAAAAGCCGTCAAACATGGAAAAGATTTGCACTGGTTCCCCTCGGGACGCAACACCCCACCTTGCACCACTGGTTTGCTGCATGGCCCGAGATGCTCTTGATGGCCGTGGTCTTCAAAAACGATCATGTGGAGGTGCTGGAATTCTGCTGGCAAGGTGAACGTTTCCGTGTTCAAGTTGCAAACAGCGAAATCCGTTTGCTGGTGTGCAATCCTGTCTGTCCTCTGGGGGTGCAGCAGTGGGTGTTGCAGAGGTTGCTGGCCCATGTTCCTTGATGGAAGATCACAGTAGAGGGTATGGTTTCAGATCCTCGCCGGAAAAGTTTACAGTAGACAGTTCACAGCGCTCAGTGCGAAGCGGGCCGTCCCGCTTTTCCAGTGGTCAGAGCAAGACAGTAGACAGTTCACAGCGAGACGTGATGCTGCATTGCACCAGAGATGACAGAACAGCATCATTTGTGAAACGGCATTCAGGCTTCCACCACAACGTGTACTTTCACAGATGATGCTGTCTGCTGCAAACGGTCCACTTGCATCATGGCTCTGGCAAATTCATCAGGCGTCCGGCACTGCTGGTCCAGTTCGCAGCCAGAGCCGCTCTGGCCGCAGGCAGGTTTTGCTGGTGCAAGGCATCGAGCAGTTTCTGGTGCTCGGAAACGCTGGGGGCTGCGGTGCCGTGGGTGCGGTAGTAATACCATTCCAGACGCATCATGCGGACTTTCATTTCGGTGGCGATTTTTTGAAGCTCGGGGTTGCCGCTTCTGGCCAACAGCACACCGTGAAAAGCTTCGTCTGACTGCAGGGCAGTGCGGGAATCGGCTTCCAGAATGGCCTGATGGAAACAGTCGTTGGCTTCTTGCATGGCTCTGAGGTCTTGCGGACTCAGGTGCACGAAAGCCAGTTGCAACGCCAGATCTTCCAGATAACCAATCACAGGGTAGGTGTGCCTACTGTATTGCAAATTCAGGGGAGCCACCCTCGTCCAGCGGTTTTTGGCGGTCTCGATCAGTCCTTCGTCTTCAAGACGGCGCAAGGCTTCGCGGACTGGGGTTCGGCTGACCCCGAGTTGCAGGGCAAGGTCCTGATCGCGGATGTTTTCGCGGGGGGCCAGGGTGCCTTCGATGATCCAGTTTTTGAGGGTGTGGTACACCTCTTCGCGGGCCAGCGTCCGTTTGAGGGGAGCTTCGGGATGTGGCTCGGGGGACATGCTGTTCAATGTAGCACATTGAGTTGCAGCCCTCACAAGTGTAATATATTACCCTGCTCTGGTGGTGTTTTGACCTGAGCCAACAGGTGAACCATGCAAGCAACCCTGCGGCACCCCGACTTCAAAACTGGATTTCTGGCCATCGTGCCGTTGTGGATTGGCTTTCTGCCTTTCGCCATCTCTTATGCTCTGGTCGCCCGGTCCGCTGGACTGTCGGTGCTGGAAACCCAACTGATGAGCCTGACGGTGTTCTCTGGAGGGGCACAATTCATTGCAGCCGGGATGTTTTTGCAGCAGGCCAGCCTGTTCAGCGTGGTGCTCACCACTTTCCTGCTGAATGCCCGTCACCTGCTTTACGGCCTGTCCATCAGCCAGAACCTGAAACTGTCCCGCTTGCAACGGGCCAAATCTGCGTGGGTCCTCACCGATGAAGCGTTTGGGGTCACCGCCAATGCCCACTACCCGAGTTACGCCTACCTGATGGGGGCCAGCATGAGTGTTTTCGTCAGTTGGAACGTGTTCACCCTGATTGGGGCGTTGCTGGGAAGCAGCATTCCCGATCCCCTCAAATATGGAGTGGATTTCGTGTTCCCTCTGGCTTTTCTGGCCTTGCTGCTCCCTGCCCTGAACCACCGCCCCGCTTTTCTGGTGGCCGGGTTTTGCGTGTTGCTGGCCTTGGTCCTGCAAAGGTACCTACCTGGTGGGGTTTGTGTGTTGCTGGTTGGCATTTTCGGAAGCCTGCTCGGGGCGGTCCTCACCCAGAGGGCCACCAGATGAAATACCTGCTCACCATCTTTTTGATGTTTCTGGTGACTTACGGGGTGCGCTTTGCCGGGCTCAGCATGGGGAAAACCCGGGTGCCAGAGTTCTGGTTGCACTTCCTGAAATTCATTCCGGTGAGTGTGTTCACCGCTCTGGTGGTGCTGAATTTCGGCACAGAAATGAAAGAATTGCCTGTCCGTTTGATTGCAGCGTGCGTGGCCGGAGTGGTGTTCTACTTTCATCGGCAACTCTGGAGCTGCATTCTGGTGGGGATGCTGGTGTTCTGGGGACTCAGGGCTCTGGTGTGAAAGAGCAGTACGCTTTCAGCAAAACACAGGGCCGAATTGGTTTCTGCAACAGGATGACTTTCTATTTTGGTGTTTTTGGTATGCACTCAAATGAAAGCTTCTTGCAGCACACGGTAAGTGGCACGGTTGCGCCCCGAGTGTTTGCTGTCGTAAAGGGCTTCATCTGCAGTTTTGATCAGCAGTTCAGAGGTGACCGGATCATGGTCATGGATGCAGGTGCTGGCCACACCAATGCTGAGGGTCACCCGATCTGACACCTTCGAATGGGCGTGGGGCAAATGCCGTTGGTGCAGGAGTTCCTGAATGCGCTCCACCAGCAGTTGGGCTTGCTCTGGCGCGGTGTTGGGGAGCACCATGGCGAACTCCTCACCGCCATATCGGGCCACCACATCCCCGGCCCGGCGGAACATGTTTTTCAGGACTGCAGCCACTTCTTTGAGGCAACGGTCCCCCTCTGGGTGGCCGTAATTGTCGTTGTACAGCTTGAAGAAATCAATGTCGCACAGGATCAGGGTGAGGTACTGGTTGCTGCGACCTGCGCGCCGGATCTCCAGAGCCAGCAGTTCATCGAAGTGTCTGCGGTTGGACAGTCCAGTCAGGCCATCCTGCGTGGCAAGGCGGGTGAGCAGTTCATTGGCTTCAGCAAGTTCTTTTGTGCGTTCCAGAATGCGCTGTTCCAGCACTGCGTTGGCTTCACGCAGCATTTCTGCTTGCTGGGCATTTTCTTCGTACAGGCGGGCATTGGAGAGGGTCAGGGCTGCCCGGTCTGCGAGGTTTTGCAGCAAGGTCTGGTCTTCGGTGGTGTAAGGCCGGCTGGATTCGGTGCGCAGCAAGGTGATCACACCGGTGACCTTGCCGTGCACCAGCATCGGAACCGCCAGCACCCCATACACCTCATGGGCTTCGAAGAAAGGACCGAATTCCTTCTTGAACCGGTAACGCACCTCTCTTCCCGAGATGCCACCGAGCACCACAGGTTGTCCTGTGCGGAACACCTCTCCACTGATGCCGGTGTTCATGCTGAGAAGGCGGTTGCCCATCAAAAAATGCACCTGTTGTTCCAGATCAGGGTTTTCATGGTGGGCAGCAGCCAGACGGGTCTGACCGGGTTTTTCTGCAAGGGTGACCACCATGCACAGGTCGCCCACCAGACGAACCGAGTTTTTCACGATGACCTGCATGGCAGCGTCAGGATTCAGGCCCACATCGGCCAGTTCACGGGAAAGCCGGTCGAGGGTTTCCATGCGGTACAGTCGCTCTGCCCGCTCTTGCTCGATGCGTTTCTGTTCGCTGATGTCCATCATCGCACCAATCATGCGTGAGGGGTTGCCCTTGGCATCCCGCAAAACAATCCCCCGATCAAACACATGGGCATAGGTGCCATCTGCACGTCTGAAGCGGTACTCCTGTGCCCAGTGGGGGTCCTCTCCGGCCAGAGCGTAACGGGTGCTGCGCCGGACCTCTGCTTGGTCCTCGGGGTGCACATGCTGGTCCCAGAAATCAATCTGTCCACTGGTGCGTTCGTGCCCGAAAACCAGCGCGAGGTTTTCATTCCACCACAACGTGTCGTTTTGCAGGTCCCATTCCCACATCACTTCACTGGTGACCTTGGAAACGATTTCGAAGCGCTCGTAGCTGTCCCGCAAATCCCGTTCCGAATTTCTTCTGGAAGTGACATCCCGCAGGAACATGATCACCCCCTCCTGATTGAGGGCCACCACCCGGGATTCAAAAATGCGGTTCCCTTCGGAGGGGTGCTTGACTTCCATTTCGTAGGTCTGGGTTCCGTAACCCGAGAGCGCCCAGGTGATGGCCTGCATGCTCTGGTCGGTGCTCTGGGGAGGCAGAAAATCTTGCAGTTTTTTTCGCAAGAGCAGGTCTTCACGGAGGGGCAGGTTGCCCTGTTCTCCCATGCTGGCATCCAGCACCACGCCCTCTGGAGAGAGCCTGAGCACACTGTCTGGCAAAGATTCCAGAATGGCACGGTTGCGTGCTTCTGAAGTCTCGAAGGCCCGATTGGTTTTTTCCTGTTGCTGGGAAGCCACCCGCACTTCTTCTTCGGTGCGCTGAAAGAGCTGAAACATGGCCCTTTGCAAGACCAGAGCGGTGAGCAGAATCACGATCTCGGTGAGCCAGATGGACGGAGGTGGAT is part of the Deinococcus misasensis DSM 22328 genome and harbors:
- a CDS encoding diguanylate cyclase domain-containing protein — encoded protein: MTATTPRTRPKLSPWMVVLLFEVIAALGALQLIYDSYSSWMWFLGMVLLAILTSMVYLQGKKDRMYWTSLTAVSGMGIMLMVFMASVTGVFSPLLGAWMLLIGAAWTLLGRKMGILYTTLAVSSVVALVVLQQLKTLHLEFRHPPPSIWLTEIVILLTALVLQRAMFQLFQRTEEEVRVASQQQEKTNRAFETSEARNRAILESLPDSVLRLSPEGVVLDASMGEQGNLPLREDLLLRKKLQDFLPPQSTDQSMQAITWALSGYGTQTYEMEVKHPSEGNRIFESRVVALNQEGVIMFLRDVTSRRNSERDLRDSYERFEIVSKVTSEVMWEWDLQNDTLWWNENLALVFGHERTSGQIDFWDQHVHPEDQAEVRRSTRYALAGEDPHWAQEYRFRRADGTYAHVFDRGIVLRDAKGNPSRMIGAMMDISEQKRIEQERAERLYRMETLDRLSRELADVGLNPDAAMQVIVKNSVRLVGDLCMVVTLAEKPGQTRLAAAHHENPDLEQQVHFLMGNRLLSMNTGISGEVFRTGQPVVLGGISGREVRYRFKKEFGPFFEAHEVYGVLAVPMLVHGKVTGVITLLRTESSRPYTTEDQTLLQNLADRAALTLSNARLYEENAQQAEMLREANAVLEQRILERTKELAEANELLTRLATQDGLTGLSNRRHFDELLALEIRRAGRSNQYLTLILCDIDFFKLYNDNYGHPEGDRCLKEVAAVLKNMFRRAGDVVARYGGEEFAMVLPNTAPEQAQLLVERIQELLHQRHLPHAHSKVSDRVTLSIGVASTCIHDHDPVTSELLIKTADEALYDSKHSGRNRATYRVLQEAFI
- a CDS encoding GntR family transcriptional regulator → MSPEPHPEAPLKRTLAREEVYHTLKNWIIEGTLAPRENIRDQDLALQLGVSRTPVREALRRLEDEGLIETAKNRWTRVAPLNLQYSRHTYPVIGYLEDLALQLAFVHLSPQDLRAMQEANDCFHQAILEADSRTALQSDEAFHGVLLARSGNPELQKIATEMKVRMMRLEWYYYRTHGTAAPSVSEHQKLLDALHQQNLPAARAALAANWTSSAGRLMNLPEP
- a CDS encoding AzlD domain-containing protein produces the protein MKYLLTIFLMFLVTYGVRFAGLSMGKTRVPEFWLHFLKFIPVSVFTALVVLNFGTEMKELPVRLIAACVAGVVFYFHRQLWSCILVGMLVFWGLRALV
- a CDS encoding DUF4153 domain-containing protein; its protein translation is MYSKLPTLPLKVWQVLGIAFLQAVLFRVLQGSENTLSATWQTFCYVLVILIPTGTVLGLHAREGKMQGFKTALLVAVVTGALMAVSVQIGANRYSSVFQLNLVLLGLAYAVTFSALIGRQQGQPLFNMGVGLLITLGAAQLFAGLVLMLVYLIVALFQAIGFKFLQMWLMQSGVPTVMLWAFTVGVGALRQRTELTEGASRTILFIVSWILPVLALVSVVFLGSALFAKREALYEGLLSSGLYLGFSVVLLLLINIWVSVQQFPEKHWLSRVVRWLPLMVGGFAALAVYGLNVRIQEYGWTEPRIWAAILTFFMLLTSAVYLVVLRPEKPLGNLQQGNLWVAGALVALVLLVQVPVLRPIHFAVASQKSMVQNGTGKNQVLDAISYLSSEGSEEGRKALKALKQLDLPAEHKVWIQAALDGKSLYAFRNQSATRQITFEAVKGQALDRENLKALEKFLLSRTGETSILNQLNCQNDNCTIKYRVQPLPDGQLRALVFYGWSDQPYGFWFTLKEKKVVQTGKLASSLEARDLKLPVPAGLQEDDLKETRTPVDLIYIDKTPVFVLPEQRP
- a CDS encoding AzlC family ABC transporter permease; amino-acid sequence: MQATLRHPDFKTGFLAIVPLWIGFLPFAISYALVARSAGLSVLETQLMSLTVFSGGAQFIAAGMFLQQASLFSVVLTTFLLNARHLLYGLSISQNLKLSRLQRAKSAWVLTDEAFGVTANAHYPSYAYLMGASMSVFVSWNVFTLIGALLGSSIPDPLKYGVDFVFPLAFLALLLPALNHRPAFLVAGFCVLLALVLQRYLPGGVCVLLVGIFGSLLGAVLTQRATR
- a CDS encoding acetoacetate--CoA ligase, with protein sequence MTTQSRQALWEPSPERISNTLLHRFWQQLEQHTGQHFETYADLNRYALDHPQTFWTFLWDFVGIQSEVRGEAVLQEDQGMMLAQFFPKARLNFTENVLRYAGPQEALVEYAETGRRRSLTRDQLRDQVEQMSAYLHALGVKAGDRVAAWIPNCMEAVVTALAAARIGAIYSSTSPDFGMDGVLDRFGQIEPVLLVVADGYTYNGKVQNCLSKVPELLQGLPSVKEVLVIAYQSESPDLSGLEKAKPFEAALQHDLPVPEAAMLDFNHPLYILYSSGTTGKPKCIVHRAGGILLNHLKEHQLHSDIHPEDRVMYYTTTGWMMWNWLVTALASGATIVLYDGSPFKPGPERLFQIAEQEKLTFLGVSAKWIESLRKLGLDPASKFDLSALKTLASTGSPLSEEGFEYVYEHIKKDVHLSSISGGTDLCGCFLGGNPLAAVHPAELQVPMLGMAVQIFDEDGHPLEGPATGELVCTRPFPSQPLMFWNDAGHQKYSSAYFERFPGLWHHGDFIQRTETGFKVLGRSDATLNPGGVRIGTAEIYRQVESFPEVLESLVFMRSVQGDDQVVLLVRLQEGTPLTEDLKKQIQSRIRQACTPRHVPGRIEGVPDLPRTKNGKLLELAVSDLANGRTVRNVTAVANPEALDFLKTLFA